The Borreliella mayonii genome has a segment encoding these proteins:
- a CDS encoding LysM peptidoglycan-binding domain-containing protein, which yields MTTLFKIPVLRKSKTFCILQIIELIILFYFLIISPSDLNADFEYKVVKGDTLFSIAIKYKAKVNDLKRINKLSVDNIKVGQILIIPSDSNLSKNITHKIDRSFSLQESVNKGVIFYTTKEGDTIESISKLVGLSQEEIIAWNDLPSKDLKVGMKLVLTEPDFLKPYVVKKGDSLSKLSQDFDISSKDILKFNFINDDKLKIGQQLFLKKATKNVNFHYVKRGETLGRIAYIYGVTAKDLVALNGNRAINLKAGSLLNVLKIVNKDLEKPFKGDLKIDKKIDNKFIYHSVAVGETLYSIARHYGVLIEDLKNWNNLSSNNIMHDQKLKIFDKKLSINSSIIKAKNDLHIKNKVDSSSNSSNKVQTIVNLPSSKNKKLNLNIFGIAANQDLFDISSLVILDPKIPIFEVVGDFYYWYKPRKISQPSEFYSEDWHSPLNSYKKATQLFKSFEKLVNFRFNKGSRLKDKLIILDPGHGGLDPGAIVKSRDGLGNEVFVVEDEYVYDIALRLYVYLKKEGANVEFTILAPDHLIRNSVFANNTFVNVKNEVYNDYDLNKNDTVDSWINGTPSGLKKRLVVVKNIVNKYKHIKDKDIAFFSLHADNSVGAPKSMGFYYQKDDEKKYDIHSKSAAEKITEGMKRSFYIKGQNLHVLRSNIVRTKLLIEVRNLAFPEEAWSIRSSKLRDQDSQILANGILKILENN from the coding sequence ATGACTACATTGTTCAAAATACCGGTATTAAGGAAAAGTAAAACTTTTTGTATTTTGCAAATTATAGAACTTATTATATTATTTTATTTTTTAATAATAAGTCCTTCTGATCTTAATGCTGATTTTGAGTATAAGGTTGTCAAAGGGGATACTCTTTTTTCAATTGCGATTAAGTATAAAGCCAAAGTAAACGATCTTAAAAGGATTAATAAACTAAGTGTTGACAATATTAAGGTAGGTCAAATATTAATTATTCCAAGTGATTCTAATTTAAGTAAAAATATTACCCATAAAATCGATCGTTCTTTTAGTTTGCAAGAATCTGTTAATAAAGGGGTAATTTTTTATACTACAAAAGAGGGTGACACTATTGAGAGTATCTCAAAGCTTGTTGGACTAAGTCAAGAAGAGATAATAGCTTGGAATGATTTGCCTTCTAAAGATCTTAAGGTTGGAATGAAGCTTGTATTAACTGAGCCTGATTTTTTAAAGCCTTATGTAGTTAAGAAAGGTGATTCGCTTTCAAAGCTTTCTCAGGATTTTGATATTAGTTCTAAGGATATTTTAAAATTTAATTTTATTAATGATGATAAATTAAAGATTGGCCAACAGCTTTTCTTAAAGAAGGCTACTAAGAATGTTAATTTTCATTATGTTAAAAGAGGGGAAACTCTTGGCAGAATAGCTTATATTTATGGTGTTACTGCTAAGGATCTTGTAGCTCTTAATGGCAATCGGGCTATTAATCTCAAAGCAGGTTCATTGCTAAATGTTTTAAAGATTGTAAATAAGGATTTAGAAAAACCTTTTAAGGGAGATTTAAAAATTGATAAAAAAATAGATAATAAGTTTATCTATCATTCAGTTGCTGTAGGTGAGACTTTGTATAGCATTGCCAGACATTACGGTGTTTTAATTGAGGATCTTAAAAATTGGAATAATTTAAGTAGTAACAATATCATGCACGATCAAAAATTGAAAATTTTTGATAAAAAGCTTTCAATTAATTCTTCTATAATTAAAGCTAAAAACGATTTACATATTAAAAACAAGGTTGATTCTAGCTCTAATTCTTCTAATAAAGTTCAAACAATAGTTAATCTTCCCTCAAGCAAAAACAAAAAGCTAAATTTAAATATTTTTGGAATTGCTGCCAATCAAGATCTTTTTGATATTAGCTCTTTGGTTATTTTAGACCCCAAAATACCGATATTTGAGGTTGTTGGTGATTTTTATTATTGGTATAAACCAAGAAAGATAAGTCAGCCAAGTGAGTTTTATTCAGAAGATTGGCATTCTCCTTTGAATTCTTATAAAAAGGCAACCCAACTTTTCAAAAGTTTTGAAAAGTTGGTAAATTTTAGGTTTAATAAAGGATCAAGACTTAAGGATAAGTTAATAATTCTTGATCCAGGTCACGGTGGTCTTGATCCTGGAGCTATTGTTAAGTCTAGAGATGGTCTTGGGAATGAAGTTTTTGTTGTTGAAGATGAATATGTGTATGATATTGCCTTAAGGCTTTATGTATACCTTAAAAAAGAAGGAGCGAATGTTGAATTTACTATTTTAGCCCCCGACCATTTAATTAGGAATAGTGTTTTTGCTAATAATACTTTTGTTAATGTTAAAAACGAGGTTTACAATGATTATGACCTAAATAAAAATGATACTGTTGACTCCTGGATAAACGGCACTCCATCAGGCCTTAAAAAAAGATTGGTCGTTGTTAAAAACATTGTTAATAAATATAAACATATTAAAGATAAGGATATAGCCTTTTTTAGTTTGCATGCGGATAATAGTGTTGGGGCGCCTAAGAGTATGGGGTTTTATTATCAAAAAGATGACGAGAAAAAATATGATATTCATTCAAAGTCTGCAGCAGAAAAAATTACAGAAGGAATGAAAAGAAGTTTTTATATTAAGGGTCAAAATCTTCATGTTTTAAGAAGCAATATAGTAAGGACTAAGCTTTTAATAGAAGTTAGAAATTTAGCATTTCCAGAGGAAGCTTGGTCTATTAGATCTTCTAAGCTTAGAGATCAAGATTCCCAAATTCTTGCTAATGGGATTTTAAAAATATTGGAAAATAATTGA
- the pfkB gene encoding 1-phosphofructokinase, translated as MIYTLTLNPSVDYKIVLKEFQEGNLSYTINNNFFAGGKGINVSTVLKNFGKPSTALGFLGGFTGDYIRFSLDSKGIKNDFIKIKHNTRLNIKMIAKGKETEINANSPDISENEFELLKDRLKSLANNSILVMSGSVPTALSKNAYNEIVNSISNDVKLIIDTSGKPLQKILRLNPFLIKPNIYELQDLFNAKFNSIEELIKIGKNLVESGVQNIIISMGIDGAIFIGSKNIAFRAFVPKINSVSTIGAGDSVIAGFVYAFDNGSTLEDSFKFGVAAGTATALKGNLCEFQDVKKMLCDIRVERICIS; from the coding sequence TTGATATATACTTTAACACTTAATCCTTCTGTGGATTATAAAATAGTTTTAAAAGAATTTCAGGAAGGAAATCTTAGTTATACTATAAATAACAATTTTTTTGCTGGCGGTAAGGGAATAAATGTAAGCACTGTTCTTAAAAATTTTGGAAAGCCCAGCACAGCTTTAGGATTTTTGGGAGGCTTTACGGGTGATTATATAAGATTTTCTCTTGATTCTAAGGGCATAAAAAACGATTTTATTAAAATAAAACATAATACAAGATTAAATATTAAAATGATAGCAAAGGGCAAAGAAACAGAAATTAATGCCAATTCTCCAGATATTTCTGAGAATGAATTTGAACTTTTGAAAGATAGGCTTAAAAGTTTAGCAAATAATAGTATATTGGTGATGTCTGGAAGTGTTCCTACAGCTCTTAGTAAGAATGCATACAATGAAATAGTTAATAGCATCTCTAATGATGTTAAGCTTATTATTGATACTAGTGGCAAACCTTTACAAAAAATTCTTAGATTAAATCCCTTTTTAATAAAGCCCAATATTTATGAACTTCAGGATCTTTTTAATGCTAAATTTAATTCTATAGAAGAATTAATTAAAATCGGGAAAAATCTTGTAGAAAGTGGGGTTCAAAACATTATAATTTCCATGGGAATCGACGGAGCTATTTTTATTGGCAGTAAAAATATTGCTTTTAGGGCTTTTGTTCCAAAGATTAATTCTGTTAGCACTATTGGAGCAGGAGACTCTGTGATTGCAGGATTTGTGTATGCTTTTGATAATGGAAGTACTTTGGAAGATTCATTTAAATTTGGTGTTGCAGCCGGTACAGCTACGGCATTAAAAGGTAATCTTTGCGAATTTCAAGATGTTAAAAAGATGCTTTGTGATATTAGGGTTGAGAGGATTTGTATTTCTTGA
- the rnmV gene encoding ribonuclease M5, with amino-acid sequence MEKIKEIIVVEGKDDLKRIKESFDCTVIETKGFALKIETIELLKKALKYKGIIILTDSDKSGNVIRQKIVKHLGENNKIKHAYLNTKDTEVESVNKTEIIKILKRVGTLSKDNQKDLLTLSDLLELGIIGENSKEKRQKIQKHLCLGHGNNKKFLERLNYFKITKIDLKNQLALINSPRRT; translated from the coding sequence TTGGAAAAAATAAAAGAAATAATTGTAGTTGAGGGAAAAGATGATCTTAAAAGAATTAAAGAATCTTTTGACTGCACAGTAATAGAAACAAAAGGCTTTGCCTTAAAAATTGAAACTATTGAATTGTTAAAAAAAGCCTTAAAATACAAAGGAATAATAATCTTAACAGACAGCGATAAATCTGGAAATGTTATTAGACAAAAAATAGTCAAACATTTAGGAGAAAATAATAAAATCAAACATGCATATCTTAATACTAAAGACACTGAAGTTGAATCGGTAAATAAAACAGAAATAATAAAGATACTTAAAAGGGTTGGAACTTTATCTAAAGACAATCAAAAAGATTTATTAACATTAAGCGATTTGTTAGAACTTGGCATAATAGGAGAAAACTCAAAAGAAAAGAGACAAAAAATACAAAAACACCTTTGTTTGGGACATGGAAATAATAAAAAATTCTTAGAAAGACTTAATTACTTTAAAATAACAAAAATAGATCTAAAAAACCAATTAGCTTTAATTAACTCCCCCAGAAGGACTTGA
- a CDS encoding M18 family aminopeptidase has protein sequence MVHDKTLEPKFFQSLLDNSPTPYHLVNYIEEKLINYFNAQQLKLDEKWKIKTGSYYIKKEGTSLIAFNIDIEKKYEPFLIATAHTDSPGLKLKIDATEKTSSVFYNHIEVYGSPIISTWIDRDLSLAGIVYFKKNEHIDSKLINIENIGIIPNLAIHLNRQINEGFVYNTHDNLTVISSTKKTIKDNILEQLGIECENFLSCDLIFTESQPSKIIGTEGEFLASKNLDNKSGCHAIMNSYVHTSNDKNKIAVFFDNEEIGSLTSRGADSNFLSEVLERIDLALNLTREEHLIKTNKSFNISIDSVHGIHPGYTSKHDPNYQATLGKGVVVKNSANFRYATTSTGFAKLKNLAIKNNIKIQEIIMKANVPSGTTIGPISNARTGIETIDIGTPMWAMHSLRETASIVDHIEAIKLLRAFFEKGI, from the coding sequence ATGGTGCACGATAAAACACTAGAACCAAAATTTTTTCAAAGCCTATTAGACAATAGCCCTACCCCTTATCACTTAGTAAACTATATTGAGGAGAAATTAATAAATTATTTTAATGCACAACAATTAAAACTTGATGAAAAATGGAAAATTAAAACAGGATCGTATTACATAAAAAAAGAAGGGACTAGCCTTATTGCCTTTAATATTGATATAGAAAAAAAATATGAGCCGTTTCTAATAGCAACAGCACATACAGACAGTCCGGGATTAAAATTAAAAATAGATGCAACAGAAAAAACAAGTAGTGTGTTTTACAACCATATTGAAGTTTATGGTAGTCCAATAATTTCTACTTGGATTGATAGAGATTTAAGTTTAGCAGGAATTGTATATTTCAAAAAAAATGAGCATATTGATTCAAAATTAATCAATATTGAAAACATAGGAATTATTCCAAACCTTGCAATCCATTTAAATCGACAAATTAACGAGGGATTTGTATACAATACTCATGACAATTTAACAGTAATCAGTAGTACTAAAAAAACAATAAAAGATAATATCTTAGAACAACTTGGAATAGAGTGTGAAAATTTTTTATCTTGTGATTTAATATTTACAGAATCACAACCTTCCAAAATAATAGGAACTGAAGGAGAATTTTTAGCTTCTAAAAATCTTGACAACAAATCAGGATGCCATGCAATCATGAATTCTTATGTCCATACAAGCAATGATAAAAATAAAATAGCTGTATTTTTTGACAACGAAGAAATAGGATCTTTAACCTCAAGGGGCGCTGATTCTAATTTTTTATCAGAAGTTTTAGAAAGAATCGATCTTGCTCTTAATTTAACTAGAGAAGAGCATTTAATAAAAACAAACAAATCATTTAATATATCGATTGACAGCGTTCACGGCATTCATCCGGGATATACATCTAAACATGATCCAAACTATCAAGCAACTCTGGGTAAAGGCGTAGTTGTAAAAAATAGCGCCAATTTCAGATATGCAACAACTTCAACAGGATTTGCAAAATTAAAAAACTTGGCTATTAAAAATAATATTAAGATTCAAGAAATAATAATGAAAGCAAATGTTCCTTCAGGCACAACAATTGGACCAATTTCAAATGCAAGAACAGGAATAGAAACTATTGACATTGGAACACCAATGTGGGCAATGCATTCCTTGCGCGAAACAGCATCAATAGTTGACCACATAGAAGCAATTAAATTGCTAAGAGCTTTCTTTGAAAAAGGAATTTAA
- the mfd gene encoding transcription-repair coupling factor: protein MNIDEELTRILENNSNLKKMKEFLEQNTFFSLTGYEGFFKAFLIKKIKEYSKTGKIILIVKDEYTLDKIKNDLQIITNQIFELNYFSPLVYKGIGSKSTIFNERIKFLINFYKKNPGIYIAVLKSLLSKIPDKNTLLKNIYKIKKNTNINTEDIEKTLITLGYEKTLRVTIPGEFTIKGEIIDLYPFGEQNPIRIVLNFNKIEEIKKFNPLTQLKQDDEILEFQIPPKKEIIWNDEAINTLKTKIKSIEYKNILEELNLKKETKTEEMFYPLVANTYLIDEIEKQTPIVNFEINNLEKEIEKIHQEYEKLYKEAKEVGKNIINPKKILLNSKTFNLKSNVLFSKIKSPKSKEIIEFKIESERNFFSNIALTKEEFENWLKNGFKIIIAAESESQKEKLKYIFKELPKVLIEVLKISSSLIIEKEKIAIILESNIFNTGQKINKVFESSKTKAIDSFVEIEKNSHVVHINHGIGIFRQIKRIKTSSLEKDYIEIEYAEGERLFIPIEQTNLIQKYIGSDPKNIKLDKIGSKTWIKNKANAKKRIKEIADKLIELYSKRESIKGIKYPEDNELQLLFESEFPYDETPDQITAIKEIKGDMMSFKVMDRLLCGDVGFGKTEVAMRAAFKAVMGNKQVIVLSPTTILAEQHFNTFKKRFKNFPIKIEVLSRFIKNNTENRILKELKSGEIDIIIGTHKILSKKFTCKNLGLIIIDEEQRFGVKEKEKLKEIRISVDCLALSATPIPRSLHMSLIKLRDISVLKIPPKNRVKIEAYLESFSELLIKHAIESELSRNGQVFLVNHNIEELYYLKTLIEKLTPYARIAIIHGKLTGDEIENIMHNFIKKAYQILLATTIIENGIDIPNANTIIINNANKFGLAQLYQLKGRVGRGSKKAYAYFLYQDSEKLNERSIERLRAITEFSDLGSGFKIAMKDMEIRGVGNLLGREQHGEIESIGLDYYLTMLNKAIEKKMGKASSEKEVDIEINYSGFIPDNYAKNEQDKILIYKKIFEIQTEEESKKIRSELSNNFGPIPKEINSLLMLAELKILAKDLNITKLKETNRTLEIEYKNIESIPMGKIIEILKKHPNLLILNPSYQKSIFLSFKNIEKSDKINYIYKNINLLKTDT from the coding sequence ATGAATATAGATGAAGAACTAACAAGAATATTAGAAAATAATTCCAATTTAAAAAAAATGAAAGAATTTTTAGAACAAAATACATTTTTTTCATTAACAGGATATGAAGGATTTTTCAAAGCCTTTTTAATTAAAAAAATCAAAGAATATAGTAAAACTGGGAAAATAATATTAATAGTTAAAGACGAGTACACATTAGATAAAATTAAAAATGATTTACAAATAATTACAAATCAAATCTTTGAGCTTAACTATTTTAGCCCCCTTGTATACAAGGGTATTGGCTCTAAAAGTACGATCTTTAACGAAAGAATCAAATTCTTAATCAATTTTTATAAAAAAAATCCTGGAATATATATTGCAGTCTTAAAATCATTGCTTAGCAAAATACCTGATAAAAATACATTACTAAAGAATATATATAAAATTAAAAAAAATACCAATATTAATACAGAAGACATTGAAAAAACTCTTATAACATTGGGATATGAAAAAACACTAAGAGTAACAATTCCAGGAGAATTTACAATAAAAGGAGAAATTATAGATCTATACCCTTTTGGAGAACAAAATCCAATAAGAATTGTACTAAATTTTAACAAAATAGAAGAAATAAAGAAATTCAATCCCTTAACCCAACTAAAACAAGATGATGAAATTTTAGAATTCCAAATTCCTCCAAAAAAAGAAATTATTTGGAACGATGAAGCTATTAACACCTTAAAAACAAAAATTAAATCTATTGAATATAAAAATATTCTTGAAGAGTTAAATTTAAAAAAAGAAACAAAAACAGAAGAAATGTTTTATCCACTAGTAGCAAATACCTACTTAATTGATGAGATTGAAAAACAAACACCTATTGTAAATTTTGAAATTAATAATTTAGAAAAAGAAATTGAAAAAATACACCAAGAATACGAAAAGCTTTATAAAGAAGCAAAAGAAGTCGGTAAAAATATAATTAATCCTAAAAAAATTCTCTTAAATTCTAAAACCTTCAATCTAAAAAGCAACGTTTTATTTTCAAAGATTAAAAGCCCTAAATCCAAAGAAATTATAGAATTTAAAATCGAAAGTGAGAGGAACTTTTTTTCAAATATAGCGCTTACAAAAGAGGAATTTGAAAATTGGCTAAAAAATGGATTTAAAATCATTATTGCAGCAGAATCTGAATCGCAAAAAGAAAAACTTAAATATATTTTCAAAGAATTACCAAAAGTATTAATTGAGGTTTTAAAAATATCTAGCTCTTTAATAATAGAAAAAGAAAAAATTGCCATTATTCTTGAATCAAACATTTTCAATACGGGACAAAAAATAAACAAAGTATTTGAATCTTCAAAAACAAAAGCTATTGACTCCTTTGTTGAGATTGAGAAAAATAGCCATGTAGTTCACATAAACCATGGAATTGGTATATTTAGGCAAATAAAGAGAATAAAAACCAGCTCTCTTGAAAAGGATTATATTGAGATTGAATACGCTGAAGGAGAAAGGTTATTTATTCCAATTGAACAAACAAATTTAATTCAAAAATACATTGGAAGTGATCCTAAAAATATCAAATTAGATAAAATTGGTTCTAAAACATGGATAAAAAACAAAGCAAACGCAAAAAAAAGAATCAAAGAGATTGCAGACAAATTAATAGAGCTTTATTCAAAAAGAGAAAGCATTAAAGGTATTAAATACCCAGAAGATAACGAATTACAATTGTTATTTGAATCTGAATTTCCATACGATGAAACTCCAGATCAAATAACAGCAATAAAAGAAATAAAAGGAGACATGATGAGCTTCAAAGTGATGGATCGCCTTCTTTGTGGAGATGTTGGATTTGGAAAAACTGAAGTTGCCATGAGAGCCGCTTTTAAAGCTGTAATGGGAAACAAACAGGTTATTGTACTCTCGCCAACAACTATCTTAGCAGAACAGCATTTTAATACATTCAAAAAAAGATTTAAAAATTTTCCAATCAAAATCGAAGTATTAAGCAGATTTATAAAAAATAACACAGAAAACCGAATTTTAAAAGAATTGAAAAGCGGGGAAATTGATATAATCATAGGAACACACAAAATTCTTTCAAAAAAATTCACCTGCAAAAATTTAGGATTAATAATAATTGATGAAGAGCAAAGATTTGGTGTAAAAGAAAAAGAAAAGCTTAAAGAAATAAGAATTTCAGTTGATTGTCTTGCTCTTTCTGCAACACCAATTCCCAGATCTCTTCACATGTCCCTAATTAAGCTTAGAGATATTTCTGTTTTAAAAATTCCACCTAAAAACAGAGTAAAAATAGAGGCTTATTTAGAATCGTTTAGCGAACTTTTAATAAAACATGCAATTGAAAGCGAACTATCTCGAAATGGTCAAGTTTTTTTAGTAAATCATAATATTGAAGAACTGTATTATTTAAAAACGCTCATTGAAAAATTAACTCCTTATGCAAGAATTGCAATAATTCATGGAAAACTTACAGGAGACGAAATTGAAAATATAATGCACAATTTTATTAAAAAAGCGTATCAAATTTTATTGGCAACAACAATAATTGAAAATGGAATAGACATTCCAAATGCAAATACAATAATAATAAACAATGCAAACAAGTTTGGACTTGCACAGCTATATCAACTAAAAGGAAGGGTTGGAAGGGGATCTAAAAAAGCTTATGCTTATTTTTTATACCAAGATAGCGAAAAGCTAAATGAACGCTCTATTGAAAGACTAAGAGCAATAACCGAATTTTCAGATCTAGGATCAGGATTTAAAATAGCAATGAAAGATATGGAAATAAGGGGTGTTGGAAATTTGCTTGGAAGAGAACAGCATGGAGAAATTGAGTCGATTGGATTGGATTACTATCTAACAATGCTAAATAAAGCAATTGAAAAGAAAATGGGAAAAGCCTCATCAGAAAAAGAAGTTGATATTGAAATTAACTATAGCGGCTTTATTCCTGACAATTATGCAAAAAATGAACAGGATAAAATACTAATCTACAAAAAAATCTTTGAAATTCAAACTGAAGAAGAAAGCAAAAAGATAAGATCAGAACTCAGCAACAACTTTGGCCCAATACCTAAAGAAATAAATAGTTTGTTAATGTTAGCTGAACTTAAAATTTTAGCAAAAGATTTAAACATAACAAAATTAAAAGAAACAAACAGAACCTTGGAAATAGAATATAAAAATATAGAAAGCATCCCTATGGGGAAAATAATAGAAATACTTAAAAAACATCCTAATTTATTAATATTAAATCCCTCGTATCAAAAATCAATATTTTTAAGCTTTAAAAATATTGAAAAATCTGACAAAATAAATTACATATATAAAAATATTAATTTACTAAAAACAGACACATAG
- a CDS encoding fructose-specific PTS transporter subunit EIIC — MQNLFSKNLIVLNYNATSKEDVIRKMASMFNENGYLNDMEAFIKEIEKREEINGTGIEEHIAMPHAKGNFIKKHGIAILRVTGNGFDFNSSDQKLSKLFFMMALPEKTPSNAHIKAISYLSNTFSNNLLRHELMSTNNEDRFLEIIMSNDNMNEFNNLNTKKDFILAVTACPVGIAHTYMAAESLKKAALELNINIKVETNGSSGTENPITEEEIKKAKGVIIASGKTIDKERFIGKPLIEVGVKDGIHKAKELIQTILKNEAQIYKSNTNTTAETLQKQNKKTGIYKHLMNGVSFMLPFVVSGGIIIAISFMFGIKAFDINDPSYNKIADILMQIGGGSAFALMIPILAGYISFSIAERPGLAPGMITGLMMSNGNAGFLGGILAGFISGYVTLAVKKISDKIIPSNLRGINPVLTYPFLSVIISGILIYTMLSPISAINESITSMLNQLSGTNMAILGALLGGMMAIDMGGPVNKAAYAFGIAMITAKNYIPHASIMSGGMAPPIGIALATSLFKNRFSKEERESGKVCYFLGACFITEGVIPFAASDPLRVIPACILGSSVGGFISALFKVEVIAPHGGIFILPIVVNPLIWITSILVGSIITAILIGIFKKEYKNIND; from the coding sequence ATGCAAAATTTATTTTCAAAAAACTTGATTGTTTTAAATTACAATGCAACTAGCAAAGAAGATGTAATTAGAAAAATGGCTAGTATGTTCAATGAAAATGGATACTTAAATGACATGGAAGCATTTATAAAAGAAATTGAAAAAAGAGAAGAAATTAACGGAACAGGCATTGAAGAGCATATAGCCATGCCTCATGCAAAAGGTAACTTCATAAAAAAACACGGAATTGCTATTTTAAGAGTTACTGGTAATGGATTTGACTTCAACTCTTCTGATCAAAAACTTTCAAAACTGTTTTTCATGATGGCTCTTCCCGAAAAAACCCCAAGCAATGCACACATAAAGGCTATATCATACCTAAGTAATACTTTTAGCAATAACTTATTAAGACATGAGCTTATGAGCACAAATAATGAAGATAGATTTTTAGAAATAATTATGAGTAATGACAATATGAATGAATTTAATAATTTAAATACAAAAAAAGATTTCATTCTTGCCGTAACGGCATGTCCTGTGGGAATAGCTCACACCTATATGGCAGCAGAAAGTCTTAAAAAAGCAGCTTTGGAATTAAATATAAACATAAAAGTAGAAACAAATGGATCTAGTGGAACCGAAAACCCAATAACAGAAGAAGAAATAAAAAAAGCAAAGGGAGTCATTATTGCATCTGGCAAAACTATCGATAAAGAAAGATTTATAGGAAAACCTTTAATCGAAGTGGGAGTAAAAGACGGCATACACAAAGCAAAAGAGCTTATCCAAACAATTCTTAAAAACGAAGCTCAAATTTACAAAAGTAATACAAACACAACCGCTGAAACTCTCCAAAAACAAAACAAAAAAACGGGAATTTATAAACATCTAATGAATGGGGTCTCATTTATGCTTCCATTTGTAGTCTCAGGAGGAATAATAATAGCAATATCATTCATGTTTGGAATAAAAGCATTTGACATAAACGATCCAAGCTACAATAAAATAGCAGATATTCTGATGCAAATCGGCGGCGGAAGCGCATTTGCTTTAATGATCCCAATACTTGCTGGCTATATTTCATTTAGCATAGCAGAAAGACCAGGACTTGCGCCTGGAATGATTACAGGATTAATGATGAGCAATGGAAATGCAGGATTTTTAGGAGGCATCTTAGCAGGATTTATTTCAGGCTACGTTACACTAGCTGTAAAAAAAATATCTGACAAAATCATTCCTAGCAATTTAAGAGGAATAAATCCAGTATTAACTTATCCTTTTTTATCAGTTATAATTTCAGGAATTTTAATATATACAATGCTTAGTCCAATATCTGCTATTAATGAATCAATAACGAGCATGCTCAATCAACTTAGCGGAACTAATATGGCAATACTTGGAGCCTTGCTAGGAGGAATGATGGCAATAGATATGGGAGGCCCTGTAAATAAAGCTGCATACGCATTTGGAATTGCAATGATAACTGCAAAAAATTATATTCCTCATGCAAGCATAATGTCAGGAGGAATGGCGCCTCCTATAGGAATTGCTCTTGCCACAAGTTTATTTAAAAACAGATTCTCAAAAGAAGAAAGAGAATCCGGAAAAGTTTGTTATTTTTTGGGAGCATGCTTTATTACAGAAGGAGTAATTCCATTTGCAGCATCAGATCCTTTAAGGGTAATTCCCGCATGCATATTAGGCTCATCTGTAGGAGGATTTATTTCTGCGCTTTTCAAAGTAGAGGTTATAGCACCACATGGCGGGATATTTATTCTACCAATAGTAGTAAACCCATTAATATGGATAACATCTATCCTAGTAGGATCTATTATAACAGCTATTTTAATAGGAATTTTTAAAAAAGAATATAAGAATATAAACGATTAA